One window of Daphnia carinata strain CSIRO-1 chromosome 7, CSIRO_AGI_Dcar_HiC_V3, whole genome shotgun sequence genomic DNA carries:
- the LOC130698713 gene encoding uncharacterized protein LOC130698713: protein MPKKNRKRCIFPHCNSNYNKENEFQVTFFQPPTDSLEIWKSIIGKSQLTCRSTVCCKHFHEADIIKGRIVQIEGFFQHRALSITQTVKHKLQNANVNNFEEVRQLVSYNKCWADQFKDCERKASTIKALLKDELFEELSIRYNKIIYDLAGYVMHTRDQLMVCKECHASAISDEENLPDDFIAKDYTAFLSRGGLCFVTIPVYETIREVEKVVSFHFDDDNHYLVRDSYDICMSKIKLLSLRPFFCDSHRQESFPFFIMEYVNVRYHLEAKRFKDRILSKDDSNVKTKFKLAKLG from the exons ATGCccaagaaaaacaggaaaagatgCATTTTTCCTCATTGTAATTCTAATTACAATaaggaaaatgaatttcaagtTACTTTTTTCCAACCACCAACAGACTCGTTAGAAATCTGGAAAAGTATCATTGGTAAATCTCAATTGACTTGTCGTTCAACTGTCTGTTGTAAACACTTTCACGAAGCTGACATCATCAAGGGAAGAATCGTTCAAATCGAAGGATTCTTTCAACA TCGGGCGCTGTCAATTACACAGACAGTGAAGCACAAGTTACAGAATGCAAACGTCAATAATTTTGAGGAAGTTCGCCAGTTAGTGTCATACAACAAATGTTGGGCTGACCAATTTAAAGATTGCGAACGAAAGGCTTCAACTATCAAGGCTTTGCTAAAGGACGAGTTATTTGAAGAATTGTCGATAAGATAT AACAAAATAATATACGACTTGGCCGGTTATGTAATGCACACTCGGGACCAATTAATGGTTTGTAAAGAATGTCATGCATCAGCCATTAGTGATGAGGAAAATTTACCGGATGACTTTATTGCCAAAGATTATACCGCTTTCCTCTCAAGGGGCGGCCTGTGTTTTGTTACTATTCCCGTTTATGAAACCATTCGCGAAGTTGAAAAAGTGGTATCGTTTCACTTTGATGATGACAATCACTATTTAGTGCGGGACAGCTATGATATTTGTATGTCTAAAATTAAGTTACTATCCCTCCGTCCATTCTTCTGTGATTCCCATCGGCAAGAGTCATTCCCATTTTTCATTATGGAATATGTAAATGTAAGATATCATTTGGAGGCAAAACGATTTAAAGATAGAATCCTGTCAAAAGATGATAgtaatgtaaaaacaaaatttaagtTGGCCAAACTCGGTTAG